A part of Dryobates pubescens isolate bDryPub1 chromosome 3, bDryPub1.pri, whole genome shotgun sequence genomic DNA contains:
- the PNPT1 gene encoding polyribonucleotide nucleotidyltransferase 1, mitochondrial, translating to MAAAMGCCRVALGGLAASGGGAVARWRRLRPPDVCVLRMAPARGAAAEPGSCQAVTVEVGGRKMEVSSGKLARFADGSAVVQLGDTAVMVTAVSKTKPSASQFMPLVVDYRQKAAAAGRIPTNYLRRELGSTDKEILTSRVIDRSIRPLFPAGYFYDTQILCNLLAVDGVNDPDILAINGASAALALSDIPWNGPIGAVRVGLVDGETVINPTRKQMSSSALNLVVAGAAQNQVVMLEATAENILQQDFCHAIKVGVKQTQQIIQGIQQLVKERGVVKRTVQKLFIAPEEIVECAKKFAFDKIYAVFTDSSHDKISRDEAINKIRLETEEQLKEKFPEAEPYEIMESFNVVSKDIFRNLVLNEYRRCDGRDLTSLRDIKCEVNMFKMLHGSALFQRGQTQVLCTVTFDSLESSVKSDVISTAVSGIKDKNFMLHYEFPPYATNEIGKVTGMNRRELGHGALAERALKPIIPQDFPFTIRVTSEVLESNGSSSMASACGGSLALMDAGVPVSNAVAGVAIGLITKCNLEKGDIEDYRLLTDILGIEDYYGDMDFKMAGTNKGVTALQVDLKLPGIPMKIVMEAIQQATAAKREILQIMNQTLAKPRPNRKESGPVVETIHVPLSKRLRFVGPGAYNLKKLQAQTGVTVSQLDEETYSVFAPAPSAMHEAREFIREICKDDQEVNLEFGAVYTATITEIRDSGVMVKLYPNMTPVLLHNSQLDQRKIKHPSALGLEVGQEIQVKYFGRDPTDGRMRLSRKILQSPATTVLKTLTDKNSIVLGGTVPQSSTSSQ from the exons ATGGCTGCCGCCATGGGTTGTTGCCGTGTGGCGCTCGGCGGGTTGGCCGCCAGCGGCGGTGGGGCCGTGGCACGATGGCGACGGCTGCGGCCGCCGGATGTCTGCGTGCTGCGTATGGCGCCCGCCCGCGGCGCCGCAGCAGAGCCCGGATCCTGCCAGGCGGTAACAGTGGAGGTGGGCGGCAG AAAGATGGAAGTGTCTTCTGGAAAACTTGCTCGATTTGCAGATGGTTCTGCTGTTGTtcag CTAGGTGATACAGCAGTAATGGTCACAGCAGTCAGTAAAACTAAGCCTTCTGCATCTCAGTTTATGCCATTAGTG GTTGACTATCgtcagaaagctgctgcagcaggaagaattCCTACAAACTATCTAAGAAGAGAGCTTGGTTCCACTGATAAGGAAATTCTTACAAGTAGAGTAATAG ATCGGTCAATCAGACCACTCTTTCCAGCAGGCTACTTTTATGACACACAG ATCCTTTGTAATCTTTTAGCAGTAGATGGTGTCAATGATCCTGATATTCTGGCAATTAATGGAG CCTCAGCAGCACTTGCATTGTCTGATATCCCATGGAATGGGCCTATTG GTGCAGTAAGGGTGGGGCTGGTTGATGGAGAAACTGTTATCAATCCAACTCGAAAACAGATGTCTTCTAGTGCTTTAAATTTAGTTGTTGCTGGAGCTGCACAAAATCAAGTTG TTATGTTGGAAGCAACTGCCGAGAATATATTACAACAAGACTTCTGTCATGCCATCAAAGTAGGAGTAAAGCAAACCCAGCAAATCATTCAGGGAATTCAACAACTTGTGAAAGAACGGGGTGTTGTCAAAAGAACTGTTCAGAAGTTATTCATTGCTCcggaagagattgtggagtgTGCAAAGAA ATTTGCTTTTGACAAGATCTATGCGGTGTTCACAGATTCCAGCCATGATAAA ATTTCTAGAGATGAAGCAATTAACAAAATAAGGCTTGAAACAGAAGAACAGCTGAAAG AAAAATTTCCAGAGGCTGAGCCTTATGAAATCATGGAATCTTTCAATGTGGTTTCAAAGGATATTTTTAGAAATCTTGTTCTGAATGAATATAGAAG GTGTGACGGGAGAGATTTGACTTCCCTCAGAGATATTAAATGTGAAGTGAATATGTTTAAAATGCTTCACGGATCAGCCTTATTTCAGAGAGGTCAAACACAG GTTCTCTGTACAGTTACATTTGACTCTCTAGAATCAAGTGTAAAATCAGACGTTATCTCAACAGCAGTGAG TGGAATAAAGGATAAAAACTTCATGCTGCATTATGAG TTTCCTCCTTATGCAACTAATGAGATTGGCAAAGTTACTGGCATGAACAGAAGAGAACTTGGCCACG gTGCTTTGGCAGAAAGAGCTTTGAAACCAATTATTCCCCAGGATTTCCCATTCACGATAAGAGTTACCTCTGAAGTCTTAGAGTCAAATG GGTCATCTTCAATGGCTTCTGCGTGTGGAGGAAGTTTGGCATTAATGGATGCAG GAGTTCCAGTATCGAATGCAGTGGCAGGTGTAGCAATAGGTCTCATTACTAAATGCAATCTGGAAAAAGGAGATATTGAAGACTATCGCTTGCTGACAGACATCCTG GGAATTGAAGATTACTATGGTGACATGGATTTCAAGATGGCAGGTACTAATAAAGGAGTAACTGCCTTGCAG GTTGATCTAAAACTGCCAGGAATACCAATGAAAATTGTAATGGAAGCTATTCAACAAGCTACAG CTGCAAAGAGGGAGATTTTACAAATTATGAACCAAACGCTGGCAAAACCCAGACCTAACAGAAAAGAAAGTGGACCAGTTGTAG AAACTATCCATGTTCCACTATCAAAAAGATTAAGATTTGTTGGTCCTGGGGCCTATAATTTGAAAAAACTTCAAGCACAGACTG GTGTAACTGTAAGTCAGCTGGATGAAGAGACATACTCTGTGTTTGCACCCGCACCTAGTGCTATGCATGAAGCAAGAGAATTTATCCGTGAAATCTGCAAAGACGAC CAGGAAGTTAATTTGGAATTTGGTGCTGTTTATACAGCTACAATAACTGAAATAAG agATTCTGGAGTGATGGTAAAATTGTATCCAAACATGACACCAGTGTTACTTCATAATTCACAACTTGATCAAAGAAAG ATAAAACATCCTAGTGCTCTGGGATTAGAAGTTGGACAAGAAATTCAG GTTAAATACTTTGGACGTGATCCAACTGATGGTAGAATGAGGCTTTCACGTAAAATTCTACAGTCACCCGCCACAACTGTGCTTAAAACCCTAACTGACAAAAACAGTATTGTCCTAGGAGGTACTGTTCCACAGTCATCTACTTCATCTCAGTGA